In the genome of Stomoxys calcitrans chromosome 4, idStoCalc2.1, whole genome shotgun sequence, the window TTTtgatacttttgtttttttttgcttcttcttTGAATCATTCACATATCGATGTGATTTCCCAGAAAACTAACTTAACGTTTGCCTGGTGGTTTCACAGTACACGATAGCATTTCCTCCTTGGCCAATTTTGTGCGGAAGTCAGCCATCAGATCTCTACAACTTGTTGCCATTTCAGCTAATTGTGTGAAATAGGCTTCGCCCTCTTTACAATATGAATCCTGATCATAATCTACATAATTGGTTAGGTTATAGAGACGCATAGATTCTGGCAAAAATTGTGATAGGAAATCATTGATAGCTCGATGTTGATCGACGACCATTTCTTCGGTTTGTTGTAAATCAGATATAGCAGCATGCTGGTCCAATAATTCGTCAGACATGTCGTGTtcctgtaataaaaaaaaattaagtccatTAATAAAGGTGCAATATACGATATGTTatgagaaataaataaaagtaattgcggattttttaaaagaaagtaaatgcatttttaaaaaaaacttagaatgaactttaatcaaaaatactttttttacacttttttttctaaagcaagccaaaagtaacagctgataactgacagaagaaagaatgcaattacagagtcacaagctgtgaaaaaatttgtcaacgccgactatatgaaaaatccgcaattactttttcggcaacccaatagaatcaaaacaaaaattagaaaaaaaagaggaaaaaataataaaaaaaaagtcaagATATGGTAGTTTGTTTTCTAGTTCCTCCTCCTCAGTGAACTGTATTTGTCGGTGATAAGCATTTAGAGCTTCTAAAGTTTGGTCCACATCCGATTTCCTTACGTCTGCGAAGATGtcattactttttttgtatatttttttttgtatattatttaacaaattttttaatttttataaaataatatacaaaaaaaattaatgacatCTTCGCAGGCGTAAGGAAATCGGATGTGGACCAAACTTTAGAAGCTCTAAATGCTTACCAAGTTGCTGAAAGTTGATTTTACCAAAAATCAACCGCTTCGGTACGACTTATCAATTTTCGATCTAAACACCGTAGACAAATAATAACCAATACCGCGACAAATTTTATCAAGAGAGTTTTTAGCATTAGCGACAGTGAGTTTCACGCGAGAAACGAGTCACACATAAGACAAGTCACATAAAAAGGCAAATGATATGCAAAGCCAAGGAAAGCTATGGAGACAATTCAAAAAGGCCTAAAGATTCGGAaggaaaaatatacaaaatggcAGAAGGCTTCTAAGAGAGTAAGCAAGTCCAATATCTACTATAAGGAGAAGTATCATCTAGTCTGGAAGACAATCAGAACCGCCAATGAGCTATTCAGCAGGACCAAGTCCAAAGTCGAGTAAGTGGACAAATCGAATATAGTGTATACAATTAAATGCAACGGTGTCAATACCTACATATGCCCAATGTCATATGTTGGCACTACTACGAAAAAATTGAAACCTAGACTCTCTTCACACAAgtcagaccaaaaaaaaaaaaaaaaacaaaaacaaaagaataatAAAACCGGAAGTAAAATATAAAAAGCCAAGAATTATGCTGTGGTAGACTGCGTAATACGCCGCTTTATCTGAAGGCCTACATTAATGAATCTAGAAATTGAAGATTTAATCTGCATTTTTGCCTTTCTTGGTGGTTGGGACGACTGCTGGACATAGTGCTGTCGAAAAGCAACATATGGATTTATTACTACTGTTGTGGAGTAAATGTCCACGAACATTCCTTAAGGAACAGACAAAGACTTCTTGCATATCATTGTGTGCCGCCCGAGTTTACTTCAACcaaatgataagggatctccttttaaTAACCGACTCCGAACTAAGTGCCACTtagcggcacctctttggggggaatttttcccaattttaaTCGTCTCATTCTCCCTTTTCTTTCGATTCAGAATAGCCACTTATTTCCCTGGGAGATATATCCCTTTTTCGAATAAGAGAAAAGGGAGTTGGGCAAAAACTCCCGGTAAATTGTTATTCAAATTAGGGGAAAAGGAAGCAGGGAATAAATTCTCGGGGAAAAGGTAGTAGGGAATAAACTCCAGGGGAATTGTTTTCAGTATAGggctgaataaaaaaaaaaattaaaaacaaaacaaagaagaaaaaaaaaataaatacaaagcaaggaaaaaataaaataaaacaaagacaaataaaataaaataacaacaaaacaatgaaagcaaaaatatattaaataaaataaagaaaacaaaaaataataaaaacaataatataacaaaaaaataataatataaaataataaaaaataaataaaacccaaaaaaaaaataaataaataaaaagataataaaataaaaaccaaaaagataaatataaataaaacataatatgtaaagaagaagaataaaaagATAATAAAAAGGGTTCTCTTTGGTTCACTTTGAAAGTCAAGAATTCGGATCGGATAATCGCTTTACGGGGTCTAAACCCTTGGTGGTCATCTTCAACCCCACCCGACAAagactatatatgtatatagtttTTTCGGTCTTAAAGACCTATGTTATCACAAGAAGCTTAACTGGGAGCCAAAGGTTCCGGATGGTGCAATGCTGAATTTCTGTATTGACTTTTTGGGATTacacatcttttttttttcaaatataactttttaaatatttaatactTACGCTCAACGAACGCAACAATGCCAAAtcatttgctgacatttggccatttttgttgttattattattattgtgatTGGTGTGATTATTATGTCGTATAGGCTTCTGTTGAACATGCTGTATATTATTGGTTTCCTCATCCTCCTCATACATCAATTGTTCGGCGTCCTCTTCGCGCAGCACATCGGGTAATTCTTTTACAACCAGTTCTTTGACTCGATCCGCATAGCGCAAGGTGTTTAGCGTGTGCTCACATGAACTTAAACCGGGTGAAATCATAGCTATCATGCAGGTCTTACTTTTCTCGCCAATAAAGGAATCACGCAGTACTTGGGTTAGTTTTGAGACACGGAAGGGTAAATGGGCCGATTGTTTACCCAAAGCACGTATACATTCTTTGAGAGCCAATAGGGATTTGTTGATTTCAGCACCTTCCATTCGTGTCTGACGATTGGCCGATGAGGTATCAGCACCACGTTCATTTCCAGCCAAATCGATAAATGAGAATTTGCCATGAATTTTTGTTGAACCGGGTGGACGTAAGACAATTTGGAATACTGCATGAGAGCGCGATGAATTCGCATTGGCTGAGGTCTGGCCGGAGGTGCGAGCATTGTTGCCGTGCTGTATAAGTTTAAGCACTTCTTCAACACTGTCGACTACCTTCTCGGTTAGACCGACAACTTGAACCTGTTGTTTGCCATCTTCTAGTACACGAAGTTTTTGTTTATCCGAAAGTAAATCAAAAACCTGTAAACAAAAAATGCAGTgcacattaggttaggttgtcgTTAATAAAACATTAAAACTTACTTTGCCACTATAGATTTCAAAGAAACTTGCAGAAACCACCAAACTCAAATGACGAAACCGAGGCCCATTCAAATAGGTGAACACATCCTTAGCTGCCATTGCATAAATACCATTTTTACAATCCTGTATCTTGCCATTGAATTCACCGCCCATAGTGTGCGTTTTACCAGAGCCCGTTTGACCATAGGCAAAACAAGTTGCCATGCCCccttcaaatatggtttgaaccAATGGTTTGGCAgtatatctaaaaaaataaaaaagattatAGAGATGAaagaaatattattaaaaattcttaaaaaaactactaacaaatattaaaatataaaaaaacttattaaaaaaaaaataataaaaatttattaaaaaaaattgttaaaaaagatatttaaaaaatagcagttatatagtaattaaaaaatcattaataaaGTTAAAGTTTTTATGTCAACGATTGATTACCCTAATAAAATTGGCTTTCATTATCTAATTATAATATTAATGAGATAATTATTTTGAATGAtcttttattgttaaaattaatttttttatctatTCCATATGCCACAAAAGAACCACTCCTCAGAAAAAAGAGCAAAACACTTGTTTGAGCAATTTACATTTTCTAAATTGCGGCACTGTGAAATGCCGCTTCACCACCATTAGAAACAAGTTGCAAATGCGaatacaaataataaaaaagattCATCATCAATTTGCTGTAGCGGCAAACCcataaaaaagaacaacaaaacaattttgcGTTTCATTTGTTGCTACTCAGTTTGGATTTGAATTTCAatgccaaatatttttgttggtttCCTTTTTTGGTTGAATGCAGCACTTCGCAGAAAACTTCAGGTGGCAAGTATTTTTTGGGCCAATAAGAAAATGAATGTATAGGGCGTGATTAAAATAATTGTAGATACACCCTCGGACATGCCAAGAACTTTACTGAGTAGGTCAATGAGCAAAAACTTTTTGAATGTCGTTTTAAATAGGGCATTTAAATTGAGATCTCTCTACATCAAGTGAGGGACTTATTGGGCTGTAGCCCTTGGACAGGGAGTGGCTTCGTTTTCCCCAATTTAGGGAAGAAAACTCGTCTTACCTTCTGCCATCCAGTGGGCACATAATTCAATAAAACACAGCTGCTAAAAATCATTTCAAGGAGCCCCATCGTATATGGTCTTGGCCTAAGGGCAGGGAAATTAAAAATTCTGAGGGGACTAGACAGATATGTAACGAAATTAGGATTAGGTTTAAGTTATACGAGGAGCCCTACACAAAGGTGACTTCACATGAAcgtctgtgcagaatttcattgtGTCTCCTCTTACGGATCCATTCCATCTTGttaatatatttaaatacaTCTCCTACATATACACCTCCAAGTACACCCAAACCGAAGACAAAACCCACCTTCCCAAGATAGAAAGCCTTTGCCCCTGAAGATACAGATATGCATAAAGCAATTAatcaatagtctcctctttaTGTGTCATTTAGTGCGCATAGTATCCCGTTATAGCCCCTGTAAAAGCACTCACTAACCTCTTATCAAAAGCCAGGACCTCCTTTAGCCTTCTTTGGTCCCCAATGTCTAAGGATATAACTTACCCACTTGACTCATAATTGTTAAGCAGGTTGCTTAACCAAGTCGGTTGGTTGATGCCGTTCTTGGTGATCGACCAGAGTGTctaaggatataaaaaaaacttacccACTTGACTCATAATTGGTAAGCAGCTTGCTTAACAAGAGTCGGTTGGTTGATGCCTTTCATCATGACGTGTGGGCGATATAAAAGGGAATTTTGCTATAGGCGAACTTATTTGGCTACTTTCTTCGACATAGAAGAGAATTGGGTTGATACGACGCCGAAGCTCTGAATTAATAAAGTATCACTTGCAGCAGGCTTAGTTAGCAAGTTTGTGATTAAATTAATGTCATAAAGAGGGGTTATCAATGGGATAATCAGACGTTTTAGGGAGCAGAAGATACGCATTGCTAGCAAACGGCACGTGATGTCTGTGAACTCCACACAGGCTGGAGCTTTGACGACCTATATGTGTGGTTCTTAAAACAGTCACGAGAAGCTTTGCTGTCAACTACCGGgcccgtccacaggttgcggatagaggAATGCGCAGTACGGAGAAGCTGCAaccgcagtcgcggacaatcagcggtatcgagcggagagtctcagtgagaggccgggcggcaccgactcttgcttaaatattgaATGCCTGTGATAGTTGATACGAcgaggcgaattattggcgcctttaaccCATTAATGTCGAATggatagaaaaatacccaagaatacagcagtcttaaaaaaatgttagcTTAAATTGGGAATGAGGTATGCCAATACAGTTGGGATAAGCGTAAAGTGGGCGAATGAAActagttaaaaaaatttgtgctATCATATAATGTCATGTGTAAGCAATTGCTTaagctcaaaaatttaaaaaaaaaaattgaaaatacttGGGAGTGAGATTTCCGAAAACCGTTTTATTTAATAGCTTATATACATAAACCGTCGCCAACGTGGCGTAGAGGTTTGCATGATTTAAATCCCGGCGTAAACAtccgaaaat includes:
- the LOC106085431 gene encoding kinesin-like protein Klp10A, whose translation is MEFITIGQSVNIKRTDGRVHAAVVSKINESGKSITVEWYERGETKGKEVELDAILALNPEVLEQAEQEVVHAAPEPKKIATAPMNLSRNATQGAIGHRTNRATINSSNILSSASVAEHVENIPPQQQPPTTGIVRSRTTNNASRLASATGSGGGLTTNTSSIGNTSSYAGAGSNSVAAAGNARRSYVVKEVERLKENREKRRARQAEIKEEKNALMNQDPGNPNWETAQMIREYQSTLEFNPLIDGQAVEDHQITVCVRKRPLSRKEINRKEIDVISVPRKDTLIVHEPRNKVDLTKFLENHKFRFDYAFDDRCDNAMVYKYTAKPLVQTIFEGGMATCFAYGQTGSGKTHTMGGEFNGKIQDCKNGIYAMAAKDVFTYLNGPRFRHLSLVVSASFFEIYSGKVFDLLSDKQKLRVLEDGKQQVQVVGLTEKVVDSVEEVLKLIQHGNNARTSGQTSANANSSRSHAVFQIVLRPPGSTKIHGKFSFIDLAGNERGADTSSANRQTRMEGAEINKSLLALKECIRALGKQSAHLPFRVSKLTQVLRDSFIGEKSKTCMIAMISPGLSSCEHTLNTLRYADRVKELVVKELPDVLREEDAEQLMYEEDEETNNIQHVQQKPIRHNNHTNHNNNNNNKNGQMSANDLALLRSLSEHDMSDELLDQHAAISDLQQTEEMVVDQHRAINDFLSQFLPESMRLYNLTNYVDYDQDSYCKEGEAYFTQLAEMATSCRDLMADFRTKLAKEEMLSCTVKPPGKR